ACATATCATTCATTTTATATACACGTGTAAACAAATCACACCATGTTATTTACCAGTTAAGATTTTAACCATCCCAGGTGGCcagaaaattatgattttagtttttaaaattcaaaattttattcttttaatttttctttcacttgAAAACACCAAATAAACATCTTAATAAccttattaaattcatttttaatattaaaatactaattaattgatcagaaatatctaaaattacaTCAAATGATTTACCGAACCGATCCAGGTTTCGTAacagttgtttttataatataaatttaaattttatttaattaaattagcctctatttcaatattaaaattgtaCCAAAGATCTTAAGAAtctgtaaaagaaaagaaaattttaacatataaaatatcaatagcGTCACgtataagaatgaaattgaaagagaatTTGACTAAAAGAACAGTAATGCACAGTAATTTTAGTTGGTGTGAACTCTTAAAGCCGTAATGCTTTCTCGTAGTATATTGAGTTTATTAACATTTCTAAAGAAAAAGTAGCTAACATACATACCGTGTGCTGGACATGAGAAAGATCCAACTGTTTGAAACGAGAAAGATCCAACTGCATCatcaaaaattaattccatATGTGTCAAGGAAGGGTTATTTTGTATTATGTAACTTGAAGGGAAATGGCCAAACTATTGTGTTTCGCTATCCCATAAGAACACATTAAGAATTTAAGACTCTAATTCTTGGGTTTATGCGTGTACATATGTGTGTGTTTTGAGTTGAATTAATTAGTAAatcataatgaagaaaaaaaataaaaataaaaaactgaagaGCTTTAGAAAGAGGCTGGCATCTCGGCCTTCATGTTAAGATTTACTAGTTAAGATTTTAACAATCCCGAGTGTCTAGAAAATTAGGATCCtagtttttaaagttttaaaatttacttttttaatttttctcacttgaaaatactaaataaacaTCTTAATAACCTCATTAAatccatttttaatattaaaacactcATTAATAAATCAGAAATATCTAAAATCACACCAAACAATCTACCGAACCGATTCAGGTTtcataatggttattttttgtaatacaagtttaaattttatttcattatattaacctctatttcaattttaaaattgtacCAAAGATCTTAAGAAtgtgcaaaagaaaagaaaattttaacatataaaatatcaatagcATCACgtataagaatgaaattgaaagagaatTTGACTAAAAGAATAGTAATGCATAGTAATTTTAGTTGGTGTGAACtattaagtcttttttttttttgttaatagtcaaaattttattaagaaaaaggcTACAAAGATAATAGCATAACATACATTAGATGAACAAACAAGCAGAGGAAAGGAAACTATTAAGCCTTTGGTAATGCTTTCTCGTAGTATATTGAGTTTGTTAACATTTCTAAAGAAAAAGCAGCTAACATACATACCTTGTGCTTGACATGAGATAGATGCAATGATACAAGTGACGGTAAGTGGTTCAAGCTCGACTGATACCACACCTGCATCatcaaaaattaattccatGCGTGTCAAGGAAGGGTTATTTTGTATTATGTAACTTGAAGGGAAATGGCCAAACTATTGTGTTTCGCTATCCCATAAGAACACATTAAGAATTTAAGACTCTAATTCTTGGGTTTATGCGTGTACATATGTGTGTGTTTTGAGTTGAATTAATTAGTAAatcataatgaagaaaaaaaataaaaataaaaaactgaagaGCTTTAGAAAGAGGCTGGCATCTCGGCCTTCATGTTAAGATTTACTAGTTAAGATTTTAACAATCCCGAGTGTCTAGAAAATTAGGATCCtagtttttaaagttttaaaatttacttttttaatttttctcacttgaaaatactaaataaacaTCTTAATAACCTTATTAAatccatttttaatattaaaacactcATTAATAAATCAGAAATATCTAAAATCACACCAAATGATCTACCAAACTGATTCAGGTTTcgtaatggttattttttgtaatacaagtttaaatcttatttcattaaattagcctctatttcaattttaaaattgtacCAAAGATCTTAAGAAtgtgcaaaagaaaagaaaattttaacatataaaatatcaatagcATCACgtataagaatgaaattgaaagagaatTTGACTAGAAGAATAGTAATGCATAGTAATTTTAGTTGGCGTGAACTATTAAGCCTTTGGTAATGCTTTCTCGTAGTATATTGAGTTTGTTAACATTTCTAAAGAAAAAGTAGCTAACATACATACCTTGTGCTTGACATGAGAAAGATTCAATGATACAAGTGACTGGAAGTGGTTCAAGCTCGACGGATACCACACCTGCATCatcaaaaattaattccatGCGTGTCAAGGAAGGGTTATTTTGTATTATGTAACTTGAAGGGAAATGGCCAAACTATTGTGTTTCGCTATCCCATAAGAACACATTAAGAATTTAAGACTCTAATTCTTGGGTTTATGCGTGTACATATGTGTGTGTTTTGAGTTGAATTAATTACCGCGGTaggctttttaaattatttttatttgaaaaaaatattaaagtgataatttttttaatgtttttttgatatttcaaaacgatgatattaagaataaaaaaataaaaaaatattaatttaatgtatttttaattaaaaaatattgtaaaaaataaataatcatgattttttattattattattattttttagattaacgtgGTTCTCCGGTCCAGTTTACGCGCACCTTGcctgaagttaacaatcatgtaagcctccaatAGCCattatatgagcaacctagAGTTTGAACTTGAAACCACAAATAAAGTAAATCTATTGGTCCCAAGTTTTTTACAACTAAAACACCATCTAGATAGTTTCATgtagtgatttttttgttaaagaaaagGTATAGAAAACAACTGTGAAGCAAAAACATGGATCTGAAACCACATATTTGAAAATTGTTAGTAAAGTACTAAACTAAGACGATCACCTGGAGAGATGATAACGTTAATGATTGATCGAGGACAGGGAAGGGTTGCTCAGGTGCACGTCGACGACGTAGTCCAAGCGTCTGAACAGCTCCATCTTTCTCTGGTTCCGTTGCCTCCAATTtcacttcttcctcttctatttcCATGACCACCACTCTTTTTGCTTCCTCCGCGTATCAGTACGTACTGATGTCAGTGCCAAAAGTAATCACAACCACAAGAGTAGGATTCACCCTTCCCTTCTGTTTACACTCTGTAATTGAAAATCTGTTCCCTGGTTTGATATCTAGCAGATTCCTTgggaaaacaaatgaaaaaagctGTTACTTGTTTCTCCTTTTGAAGTCGATGAAGATCTAAATCAGTAATTGCTAGTTACTAGTAACCTAGCCAGAACTCACATTGAAACTTCTTGAGGGCTTCATCTCCGCGTTAATTCACTGTTTCTTGCAAGATTGACTTTGTATCATTGTTATAATAATGCTctgtctctctttctttctttactgtTAATTTTTGGGATGGCCAATTACAACTTACAAGTGAAAGAGAGCATTGAAAGCAACAAAGGTAAAGATACAACATGTGCAGGtgtgttattttgttttatttgaagggatgactcataaataattaaatattctgTATTTGTACGGGTTAatccgggttaacccgggttgactcATAAAACTCGAGACCCGATCTCTTAACCGGATTAATTTTTGGATTGGGTTTTATAACTATGATTCAAACATCGGGAGtgtagttatatatatatatatattattattattattattttttgaaaatgtattaaaattatattgtttttatttttaaaatttaatttttaaaaatcaagcatcaaaactatctaaaaacatataaaaattttaatttttaataaaataaataaattttttttattcaattacaaACCATGTAAATGCATTCAAACTCGTGGGTCAACCCACAACCCAAGCTTTGGGTGAGGTCTATGTCAGAACTAATTTTATCATGAATATAGTCGCCCTCTCTTCATACTAGTACTTTTTACAGAATGATCAAGTTAGCTGGGTAATGATTaagttttttgttgtgttgagTTTCCCTTCTATTTGGAAGATGGTCATGTGAGGATGgtctatttatttatgttagatTAAACCCAAATCCATCAAGTTTCGATTAAACACTTCCATCACAGTGGTCGTCGTCGTGGTTCGATTGAGTTGATTACCCTTCCCTTCTGTTTACTCTCTGTAATTGAAAATCTGTTACCTGGTTTGATATCTAGGAGATTCCTTgggaaaacaaatgaaaagagCTGTTACTTGTTTCTCCTTATGAAGTCGATGAAGATCTAAATCAGTAATTGCTAGCTAGTAACCTAGCCAGAAGTCACATGGAAACTTCTTAAGGGCTTCATCTCCGCGTTAATTCACTGTTTCTTGCAAGATTGCCTTTGTATCATTGTCATaaagtgagagaaaaaaaagtaggaTTTGATTCAAACAGTGTTATAataaagacaatgaatagagcACCAATACTTAATAAAAGGGAGGGGAATTTTTTGAATACCCAACTTCCTCTCCGTTTCCTTCCCTTCCCTACATGTCGGTTCGCAATGATAACAGGGGCAGTAGGATCCTCCCATCATcctttttttggtgaaaataattaattagcgTATATCCATCATCATCTACCAGCCTTTGAACCCTTGATTTGTGGGATGTGAATGACAGACACAAGCCACTGAGCTACGAGGGCGGCTGGTCCTCCCATCATCCTTTCCTTTCAAACCATGTGAATGCGTTCAAACTTGGGTTGACCCACAACCCAAGCTTTGGGTGAGGTCTATTTCAAgaactaattttatcattaataaagtCGCCCTCTCTTCGTACTTGTACTTTTTACAGAATGATCAAGTTAGCTGGGTAATGATTaagttttttgttgtgttgagTTTCCCTTCTATTTGGAAGATGGTCATGTGAGGATGgtctatttatttatgttagatTAAATCCAAATCCATCAAGTTTCGATTAAACACTTCCATCATAGTCGTCGTCGTCGTGGTTCGATTGAGTTGAAATCTTGTAGCCACACTAACAACACGAGGCTCTATAATCTGATCACTGTAGATCGAATGGTACTTTTGTTGGTGAACAGTAGCAACTATTTTGTGGTGGGATGTTTATAGAATCTCTTATAATCTTGTTTTGTTGCCGGGAAATTATTACATCTCTAATCCTATTTAAACAGAACAGTTGCAGCCCATTGTTTACAGTGGGAATTTTGGAGGTTTCGTAAGAACCACCTTGTCTCTGTTTGTGATTGATTTGGGTTTCCCAAATCAATCTACCATTTCTCTCAACACCGTATGCTTTGGAGAGGATAACAAGTATCTCTTAGTTCTTCCTTGTAAGGTTATCGTAATCATTCTCCTCCATTGGTCCAAGAGCAAGGATGACCATATCGGCAACTATAAGATATATATTCATGCTGGTGTTCAATAGCCTGATGAAGGTGGATTTATACCGGCCAACGGCTAGCCTTGTCAAGCTGCAAGCCCCCCTTCCTCTTCGATTTTGTAATAGAAC
This genomic interval from Populus alba chromosome 1, ASM523922v2, whole genome shotgun sequence contains the following:
- the LOC118049752 gene encoding uncharacterized protein is translated as MEIEEEEVKLEATEPEKDGAVQTLGLRRRRAPEQPFPVLDQSLTLSSLQVWYPSSLNHFQSLVSLNLSHVKHKVWYQSSLNHLPSLVSLHLSHVKHKVCMLAAFSLEMLTNSIYYEKALPKA